GCCCTGCAAGGACAAGGGGAGATTTCATGGTCTGCTCCGATGGATGGAAGGGACGGGCGTGCGTTTTGCGAAAACGGCGCACACTCGAAATCGTCCATGTCGTCCCATGCCAGCCGAGGGAACAAGCGCGAACGGTTTCAGTACGGGTCTAAGGTACGGAGCGAAAAAGCCCCGCCGGGTGGCGAGGCCTCGATTAGTGCTTCCCCGATTGAAACAGCAGCGGGGCTTAAGATGCCGCCGTCAATGAGGTCAGTGATCGTCCTGGTAGGGAGTCACTTCCACATTCATCCCAAAAGACGTCAGCATGGCCATGTCCTTGTCTTGCCCAGGATTGGCGGCGGTCAGGAGCTTTTCGCCCGCGAACATCGAGTTGGCGCCTGCCACGAAGCACAGCGCCTGCATGGCTGGAGTCATTTCCACCCGACCCGCAGACAATCTCACGCGCGCCTTGGGCATGATGATGCGCGCCACGGCCACGGTGCGCACGAACTCGATGTCATCGATCGGCTCGGCATCGGCCATGGGGGTGCCTGGCATGCGCATCAGCTTGTTGATGGGCACGGAGTGCGGAGGCTCGGGGAGATTGGCCAATTCGTGCAACAGACCCACGCGGTCTTCGCGGTTCTCGCCCATGCCCAGAATGCCACCCGAGCACACATGGATGCCGGCCTTGCGCACGGCTTCCAGGGTATCCAAGCGATCTTGGAAGGTGCGGGTGGTGATCACGTTGCAATAGTTCTCTGGCGAGGTGTCCAGGTTGTGGTTGTAGTAGTCCAGTCCCACCTCGGCGAGTTTCGCGGCCTGATGTTCCTTGAGCATGCCCAGGGTGACGCAGGCTTCCATGCCCAGGCTCTTGACGCCTTTGACCATTTCCAACACAGCGTCGAACTGGGGGCCATCCTTCACTTCGCGCCAGGCGGCGCCCATGCACAGCCGGTTGGAGCCGGAAGCCTTGGCCTCGTGGGCTTGCTTCATCACTTCTTGCACCGCCATGAGGGGCTCGTACTTGAGGCCGGTTTCGTAGCGGGAGCTTTGCGTGCAGTAGGAGCAATCTTCCGGGCAGGCGCCGGTCTTGATGCTCACCAGCGTGCTCATCTGGATATCGTTGGGGTTCCAGTGCTCGCGATGGATGCTCGCAGCGCGATAGACCAGGTCCATCAGGGGAAGGTCGTAGAGGCGGCGAATTTCCTCGCGGGAGACGCGCTCGTCGCGCTTGACCTTCGAGGGGTGTTCGTCCATGCAAGCCTTGGCGTAATCCATAGGCGGGTAAATTTAGACATCCAGGTACGGAATGACCACACCGGGGGACGGAATCGGGGGGTGGCAGGGTTTGTTGGCCCGTTCCACGGTAGGGACGCAAAAACCTGCGTCCCTACCGATGGGAACGGGGGAGGCGATTTATTTCGACGCCTTCTTGGCGGCCTTGTCGGCGCGCTTTTCCTTCAGGGTCTTTTCCGGCTTCTTCTTGGTTTCCTTCTTCGTCGCCTCTTGAGACTTGGCCATCGTGGGAATCCTTTGCGGTTGGGTTTTGCGCGGACGTCCGTCAGAATTTGACGGACGGGACGCCGTTTGGGCGGCCTGCACGAGAAAATAGGCAATTATGCCGGCCTCGCCATCGTAAAGACGCCCCGGTGGGGCGTCTCGCCACCAATCCCCACCCAACCGTGGCGAACAACCGCGCGGATACCGGATCACACGCGCCACCACAACACGCCCGCCACCACAACACGCCCGTTACCGTAATCGCGCCCATTACCGTTGTAGAGACGCCCCGCCGGGGCGTCTCTACGGCAAACGGGGCGTCCGAGGGTTTCATCGGGCGATTGCGGATGACCGGGCGTTGGTGGCGTCAATGGGATGCCGGTCCGGACGCGGGGCGTTTGACACCCCCTCCGGAGGTGTCTATCCTTTGCCCCGCCTTCGGGTCTGCATGAATGCAGGTGCGCAAGCACCGGGAATGCCGTGAAAGACGGCAGCGGACCAGCCACTGTAAAGGGAGAGACCCATCCGCCACGCGCCACTGGAGAGATCCGGGAAGGCGGCGGGATAGGGGCCCTGAGCCAGGAGACCTACCCAGAGGCGCCGTTCCAAGAGGAACGGCTTTCTTCCATGCCTCTGGAAACAGGCGGGGATGCTCAAAATCGCTCCATCCATATTTTTGATCGCTCCGGCTCTGGCCCTGGCCCAGGTCGATTCGGCGGTTGTACCGATGGATTCCGCCAAAGCTCCTCGGGAAGCCCGCCTGGAAGAACGCGTGGTGTCCACGTCTGCACACCGAAGCGATGTGCGCACGATTCGCCGCGAGGAGCTTGTAGGGGTCGCGAGTCTGGCACGACTGCTGGATCGCGAACCGGGCGTGCGCATCCGCCAAGCCGGTGGATTGGGCAGCTACACCACCGCATCCCTCCATGCCTCGCCTGTGCAGCAGGTGGAAGTCTGGATGGATGGTGTTCCGATGGGTGGGTCGACCGGGTCCGTGGTGGATCTGGGGCCGTTGCCGGTGGATGGCTTGGAGAAGGTGGAGATCCGCCAGGCGGGGAATACGGGCGCGTTCGGTGCGCCGAGGATCGATCTCCAATCCAGGTCTGGATGGGCGCAACGCGGCGCCAGCCTGCGGATGGCCTCTTACGGAGAGAAGGGTGCCAGCGGCTGGTGGGGCGACGAACAGGGAATCGCCACGGTCTCCGCGTGGTGGGAAGCTTCCCAAAACGATTATCCGTTTCCGTGGGACAACGGGACTCGCTACAACACAGCGGACGACCGCGTGGTGAGGCTCACGAACAACGACTACGAGGGGCGCGGAGCGGCGTTTCGCTGGAGACCCTCAGAATCGGTGGACGTGCTGGCTCGCCTGGACGATTCCCGTCGCGGGATCAGCGCGCCGGGCTGGGTGGATCCCTTGGCCCGCATGGATGGAACTTCCGCCCAGGGGTTTGTCAGGTGGGTCGGCGAGGGGGGCTGGAAGCCGTCTACGGAAGCATCGGTGAAATGGTTCCGCTCTTCCTGGAATGACCCCAATCGCACGGCGGGATGGGATGTGGATCGCGCCGCCACCGAAGACGCGTGGGACGCCAAGGCCAAGGCCGGTCTGGCTCGGGAGCGTGGCGGATGGACGGATGGCGAGCTGACAGGAAGTGTCCGGATTGAGACGAGCGAACGAAAAAGCACCGGGAGCGCGGACGTCGCCGTGACGCCCAGCGGCAGCCGTCGCACCTGGGGTGCTCAGGCTGTCTGGAATGGGCAGTCCGAATCAAGCCGGTGGGGTGCCCAGGCGGGGGCAAGCAAGGATTGGATGCTGGATTCCAGGGATTGGACGGAGTCGTTGGGCGATGTGTCGAAAATCGACGAGTTGGAAACATCGTGGGAATCCGATCGCGTCCATGGGCGGATTTGGGCGCGGCCTTTGGGTTGGATGGAAACCTGGGTGGCGTCCAGCTACCGCGAACGGGCGCCGGATTTTCGCGAATGGATGGGCGACAACGGCTACACGCTCCAGACGCCGGATCTTCTGGCGGAGCGATCGATGTCTCTCGAGATCGGGACCAAGCTGGAGCAAGGGGCGTGGAACGGGAATGTGTCCGGCTGGGCGCAGCGGTACCTGGATCCGATCGAAGCTTTCCAGAAAGGGGCGAGCCCGTTGGTGGCGCACCGCAACGCGGCGGGGTACGATGCGTTCGGAATGGATGCGCGGGCCGGATGGTCCGGGGGGTGGCTCAAGCTGGGCACGCAAGGAACTCTCCAGTCGGCGCGGGTCTCCGACGACAATCCCGCCTTGGACGGAAAACGTCCAGAGAGGTTTCCGTTGTGGAAGGCGGGCGCGGATGCGGCCATCGAGCCCTGGCGCGGATGGTGGCTGGGCGCGGATGTCACGCTGGATGGCGCCACCTACGCATCCGCCCTCAATCGTGCCACGGACCTCCGCGAAGGGAAGATGGATGTGGGGGCGTGGCTTCGCTGGAAGCGAGGCGTGGTCTGTGCGACCGCACAGGTGGACAACCTGCTGGATGAACATGCCGAAGACTGGGAGGATCTCCCCAGGCCGGGCAGAAGCTTTTCCGTCCGACTGGATTTCGAATTCTCCAAACCAATCAACACGAGGAACGAACGATGAACGCGAAGATCGCATGGGCCGTGATGGCCGCAATGGCGCTGGTTTCCTGCAGCGAAGACCCTCAGGAAGAATCGACCGTTTGCAACGAGGGAACGCGAGTGCTGGCGTTGGGGACGAAGTGGGCGAGCGACGGGGGCACGAGCTCGCTGGACATGATCGGTTGCGGGAAGGTGCAAGCCTACGAGCCGAGCAAGGGAATGCCACGCTCGGACGCCGCGCTCGATCTGGCCGGGGGCAACGTGTACTTGCTCGACCGGGGAGCCGGCACCGTGACGGGTTTCATCGGATCGGACATCTCCAAGCCGTTCCTCGATCAGAATCTGAGTAGCGAGGCCAACCCCTACGGTGTGGGAAGGCTTGGCGACCACCTGTGGGTGGCGCGTTACGGTTCGACGCACCTCCTGGGCATCCCGTTCGGCAGCGCCAAACCGGATTCCATCGATCTTTCCTCCTACGCCGACGCATCCACGAGCCTTCCGCGCATGATGGCCGTCAAGGCCTGGAACGGGAAGCTGGTGGTGCCGGTGCAGCGTCTTGACAAAAATTGGACCGCCATCGATTCCAGCCTCGTGCTGGTGATCGATCCCGCGAGCAGGAAGGTGGAAAAGCGGATCGCGCTTCCGTTCAACAATCCGGAAGGCGTGGATCTGCGCGGCGATCTGCTCGCTCTGGCCTGTCTGGGGGGGTACGGAACCAAGCCGGATGCCGGTCTTGTGGTGGTGGATCTGGCCAAAGGCGTGGTGAGCGTGGCGATCTCCGGTGATTCCCTCGGCGGTGACCCCGCGCGCGTGGCGTTCACCTCCGGTGATCGCGTATGGGCGGCCGTCATGCAGGCCAAGCATCCCAACTACAAGGCGACTCCGGTGGATTTGACCGCCAGGAAGGTCGGTGCGTCGTTCGATGGAGCCGGTGCCGTGGGGGATGTCGTGTTCGACGGCGCATCGCTTTGGGTTGCCAACCACGACGACGCTTCGCCCAAGGTCTTCCGTGTGGATCCCGCGACGGGGGCGATGACGGGCGAGTTCGCCACGCGTCTTGCACCGGGTCGCCTCCTGGTGCTTCCGTGAACAACTCCCTCGAGCTGTGGCTGGTGCGCCATGGCGAATCCACCTACAACGCCGAAGGGCGTTACGCGGGCTGGTCGGATCCTCCGCTCACCGATGCCGGAGTGGCCATGGCCGCCGCTCTGGCGCCGCGCCTGGCGAACCAATCGTTTGACGGAATCTGGCGCTCCGACAAGATCCGCACCGAGCACACCGCGCGCTTGGCGGGCTTCGCCACCGCCAGTGTGGATGTCCGTCTGCGCGAAGTGGATTTCGGGCAGATGGAAGGGAAGACCTACTTCGAGGTGGGGGAGGAATTGCGTCACCAGTTGCGGTCCTTCGCCGATTTCCAGGCTCCTGGTGGCGAATCCACCGCTCAGGTGCGCTCGCGGGTGCATGATTTCCTTTCGGGCCTTCCTTCCGGAAAGCATCTGGTGTTCTGCCACGGGGGCTGGATCCGCTGCGTGCTGGCCGAATGCGGCACGGATCGCTTCCCCGACAAAGCCGAAATCTGTCGGGTGAAGTGGCCCGATCGGGTCCTGTTGGAAGATCCCGCATGACCGCCCGCGCCTTGATGGTCTGGGGTTGTACCTCGGATGCCGGGCAAGTCCTTCCTGGCCACCGCGCTTTGCCGCTGGTACGCCGACCAAGGCCTTCGCGTGGCGCCCTTCAAGGCGCAGAACATGTCCAACAACGCCCGCGTGGTGGATGGCGGCGAGATCGGGTGCGCCCAGTGGTTCCAGGCCATGGCCGCCCGCAAGCGACCGGAAGTGCGGCACAACCCGGTGCTCCTGAAGCCGGAGTCCGATACCCGCAGTCAAGTGGTGGTGATGGGGCAGGTGGACCGGGAATTGTCCAGCATGGATTGGCGCGGAAGATCTGCGCTTCTGTGGGAGCGCGCTCGCGGTCCTTTGCGCGAACTGATGGAAGAAAACGACCTGGTGGTGATGGAGGGAGCGGGTTCCCCGGCGGAAATCAATCTGGCCGGCTGCGATTTCGCGAACCTCCACAGCGCGCGCGAAGCCAAGGCGCGTTGCCTGTTGGTGTCCGACATCGATCGCGGCGGGTCGTTCGCGCACCTGCACGGCACCTGGGCCTTGTTGCCGGAAGATCTGCGCGGGAGCCTGGACGGGTTCGTCCTCAACAAGTTCCGAGGCAACCCGGATCTCCTTGCTCCCGGTCCGGCAAGGCTGGCGGAGCTCACCGGCGTGGACGTGGTGGGAGTGGTGCCTCGGGTGGCCCACCAGTTGCCGGACGAAGACGCCGTGGCGCTGGAACAGTTCGTGTCTTCCGGTGCCGGTCCGGTGCGACACAGGGTGGGGATCGTGGCCTGGCCGCGCATCTCCAACTTTGACGAATTCCGTCGCCTCGCCGCCTGGCCCGGTGTGGAAACGGTGTTGGTGAGGCAGCGCGCCCAGTGCGCGGGGTTGGATTTGTTGATTCTTCCGGGCTCCAAGAACGCACCGGCGGACATCGATTGGCTGCGAGATCGTGGATTGGATCGAGCCATCCACGAACACGCCCATGCGGGGCGTCCGGTGTTGGGCGTTTGCGGGGGGTTGCAAGCCTTGGGTGGCGAGATCATCGACTCCTGCGGAACCGAAGGCGAAGGGCGGGGATTGGGCCTGTTGGATTTGCGCACGGTGCACGGCGAGGTCAAACGGGTGGGCGCCCTGCATGCCCGCATTCCAGCCATGGACGGTTTTTGGCACTCGATAGGTGGCCTGGATGTTTCCGGCTACCAGATCCGCACCGGAGCCACCGAGGGCTGCGATCCGTTGTCTTCGGCCGGACTTTTCGTCTCCAGCGGGAATGTCCTGGGGACCTACCTGCACGGCATGCTGGAAGACCCTTCGGTGCTGGGCGCCCTTTTCGGAGTGACCAACCTCATGGAGGATCCGTTGGAATCCACCTTCCGGGAGATGGGGGAATTGGTGGAAAATCATCTGGATCGCGAGGTCCTCGAAGCCATCGTCACGGGAGCGGCCTCGCCCAGGCGCAAGGCGCCTGCACCGAGGTTGGCCGTGCTCACGGGCGGGGTGCGGGCAGGGAAATCCAGCGCTGCACAGGAATTGTCCATGCGGTGGGGTGGCGGGAGCGTCACGGTGATCGCCACCGCGGAGGGCCTGGACGAGGAGATGCGCTTGCGCATCCGTGCCCACCAGGCCGATCGCCCGACCGGCTGGGAAACCATCGAAGAACCCATGGATGTGCCCGGTGCCATCCGCCTCGCCAAAGGGCGCGTGGTGCTGCTGGATTGCCTGAACCTGTGGATCACCAACCTGCTTCTTTCCCCTGCGGCGCCTTCCTTGCCCGATGCGGTGGA
This DNA window, taken from Fibrobacterota bacterium, encodes the following:
- a CDS encoding histidine phosphatase family protein; its protein translation is MNNSLELWLVRHGESTYNAEGRYAGWSDPPLTDAGVAMAAALAPRLANQSFDGIWRSDKIRTEHTARLAGFATASVDVRLREVDFGQMEGKTYFEVGEELRHQLRSFADFQAPGGESTAQVRSRVHDFLSGLPSGKHLVFCHGGWIRCVLAECGTDRFPDKAEICRVKWPDRVLLEDPA
- the bioB gene encoding biotin synthase BioB, with the translated sequence MDEHPSKVKRDERVSREEIRRLYDLPLMDLVYRAASIHREHWNPNDIQMSTLVSIKTGACPEDCSYCTQSSRYETGLKYEPLMAVQEVMKQAHEAKASGSNRLCMGAAWREVKDGPQFDAVLEMVKGVKSLGMEACVTLGMLKEHQAAKLAEVGLDYYNHNLDTSPENYCNVITTRTFQDRLDTLEAVRKAGIHVCSGGILGMGENREDRVGLLHELANLPEPPHSVPINKLMRMPGTPMADAEPIDDIEFVRTVAVARIIMPKARVRLSAGRVEMTPAMQALCFVAGANSMFAGEKLLTAANPGQDKDMAMLTSFGMNVEVTPYQDDH
- a CDS encoding TonB-dependent receptor plug domain-containing protein, whose translation is MLKIAPSIFLIAPALALAQVDSAVVPMDSAKAPREARLEERVVSTSAHRSDVRTIRREELVGVASLARLLDREPGVRIRQAGGLGSYTTASLHASPVQQVEVWMDGVPMGGSTGSVVDLGPLPVDGLEKVEIRQAGNTGAFGAPRIDLQSRSGWAQRGASLRMASYGEKGASGWWGDEQGIATVSAWWEASQNDYPFPWDNGTRYNTADDRVVRLTNNDYEGRGAAFRWRPSESVDVLARLDDSRRGISAPGWVDPLARMDGTSAQGFVRWVGEGGWKPSTEASVKWFRSSWNDPNRTAGWDVDRAATEDAWDAKAKAGLARERGGWTDGELTGSVRIETSERKSTGSADVAVTPSGSRRTWGAQAVWNGQSESSRWGAQAGASKDWMLDSRDWTESLGDVSKIDELETSWESDRVHGRIWARPLGWMETWVASSYRERAPDFREWMGDNGYTLQTPDLLAERSMSLEIGTKLEQGAWNGNVSGWAQRYLDPIEAFQKGASPLVAHRNAAGYDAFGMDARAGWSGGWLKLGTQGTLQSARVSDDNPALDGKRPERFPLWKAGADAAIEPWRGWWLGADVTLDGATYASALNRATDLREGKMDVGAWLRWKRGVVCATAQVDNLLDEHAEDWEDLPRPGRSFSVRLDFEFSKPINTRNER